A portion of the Vreelandella subglaciescola genome contains these proteins:
- a CDS encoding uracil-xanthine permease family protein gives MGKSHKVASAAASVESWPKLLLTGVQMLFVAFGSLVLVPLLTGLSPSVALFTAGIGTLIFHFVTRNSVPVFLASSFAFIAPIQGSVASFGVSDTLGGLMAAGLAYVAVSQAVRLKGTAWLHRLLPPIVVGPVIMVIGLALAPVAVSMATGETSDHIGYGSAIVLSMASLLVTLVLAVFGRGLLRLVPIMGGIATGYVLALLMGVVDFTPMTSASWVALPDFTLPTFHWAAMLFMVPVIIAPAVEHIGDMVAIGSVTGKNYLEKPGLHRTLLGDGLATMAAALFGGPPNTTYSEVTGAVTLTRAFNPTYMIIAAITAIVLAFVAKLGAFLQTIPGPVMGGIMTLLFGSIAVVGMNTLVRAGHALTAPRNLVVVSLILVFGIGGMQFGNGQFTLQGVSLAAVVGIVLNWVLPRASDDD, from the coding sequence ATGGGAAAAAGCCATAAGGTAGCGAGTGCTGCTGCTTCGGTCGAGTCCTGGCCAAAGCTGCTGTTAACCGGCGTGCAAATGCTCTTTGTCGCCTTTGGCTCGTTGGTGCTGGTGCCGTTGTTGACCGGCCTTTCGCCGAGCGTGGCGCTGTTTACCGCGGGCATCGGCACGCTGATCTTTCATTTCGTCACCCGTAACAGCGTGCCGGTGTTTCTGGCCTCGTCGTTTGCGTTTATCGCCCCTATTCAGGGCTCGGTGGCAAGCTTTGGCGTCTCGGATACGCTGGGCGGGCTGATGGCGGCAGGCCTTGCTTACGTAGCGGTGTCGCAGGCGGTACGCTTGAAAGGCACCGCCTGGCTGCACCGCTTGCTGCCCCCGATTGTGGTCGGGCCGGTGATCATGGTGATCGGGCTGGCACTGGCGCCGGTGGCGGTGAGCATGGCGACCGGTGAAACCAGTGATCACATCGGCTACGGCAGCGCGATCGTGTTGTCGATGGCGAGCCTGCTGGTGACGCTGGTACTTGCCGTATTCGGCCGTGGCCTGCTGCGGCTGGTGCCGATCATGGGCGGCATTGCCACCGGCTACGTGCTGGCGCTGCTGATGGGCGTGGTGGATTTCACCCCGATGACCAGTGCGAGCTGGGTGGCGCTGCCCGACTTTACCCTGCCGACGTTTCACTGGGCGGCGATGCTGTTCATGGTGCCGGTCATCATCGCGCCGGCGGTTGAGCACATCGGCGACATGGTGGCAATTGGGTCGGTGACGGGTAAAAACTATCTGGAAAAACCCGGCCTGCACCGCACGCTGCTGGGCGACGGGCTGGCGACCATGGCGGCGGCGCTGTTTGGCGGCCCGCCGAACACCACCTATTCCGAAGTCACCGGCGCGGTGACGCTGACGCGCGCGTTTAACCCGACCTACATGATTATCGCCGCGATCACCGCGATTGTGCTGGCGTTTGTGGCCAAGCTCGGGGCGTTTTTGCAGACCATTCCCGGCCCCGTGATGGGCGGTATCATGACGCTGCTGTTTGGCTCGATTGCGGTGGTGGGGATGAATACCCTGGTGCGCGCCGGGCACGCGCTGACCGCGCCGCGTAATCTGGTCGTGGTGTCGCTGATTCTTGTCTTTGGTATCGGCGGCATGCAGTTTGGCAACGGCCAGTTCACCCTGCAGGGGGTGAGTCTGGCCGCCGTGGTGGGGATTGTGCTTAACTGGGTGCTGCCTCGCGCAAGCGATGATGACTAA
- the ung gene encoding uracil-DNA glycosylase: MISPLPSEWNQWLGDEFQADYMQALKRFLAEEKAAKKAVFPHSSQWFRAFELTPLSRVKVIILGQDPYHGPSQAHGLCFSVQPGIKVPPSLVNIYKELASDVGFTPVKHGFLEPWARQGVLMLNTALTVEQGNAASHRGKGWETFTDRAIETVSAHAPPCVFMLWGSHARQKKALIDQRRHLVLEAPHPSPLSAYRGFFGTRHFSRANAFLAEQGRAPVQWQLPDHPDEPA; the protein is encoded by the coding sequence ATGATCAGTCCGCTACCCTCTGAGTGGAACCAATGGCTCGGCGACGAGTTTCAGGCCGACTATATGCAGGCGCTGAAGCGTTTTCTCGCTGAAGAAAAAGCCGCTAAAAAAGCCGTTTTTCCCCATTCCTCCCAATGGTTCCGTGCCTTTGAGCTGACGCCGCTTTCTCGGGTCAAGGTGATTATTCTGGGTCAGGATCCGTACCACGGCCCGAGCCAGGCGCACGGGCTGTGCTTTTCGGTACAGCCCGGCATCAAAGTCCCGCCTTCGCTGGTCAATATCTACAAGGAGTTGGCAAGCGACGTGGGATTTACGCCGGTGAAGCACGGGTTTCTCGAACCCTGGGCACGCCAGGGCGTGTTGATGCTCAACACCGCGCTGACGGTGGAGCAGGGCAATGCGGCCTCGCACCGGGGCAAAGGCTGGGAGACCTTCACCGATCGTGCCATTGAAACCGTCAGTGCCCATGCGCCACCCTGTGTGTTCATGCTTTGGGGCAGCCATGCGCGGCAGAAAAAGGCGCTGATTGATCAACGGCGCCATCTGGTGCTGGAAGCGCCACATCCGTCACCGCTGTCGGCGTATCGGGGGTTTTTCGGCACACGGCATTTTTCCCGTGCCAATGCGTTTCTGGCGGAGCAGGGTCGAGCGCCGGTTCAATGGCAGCTGCCGGATCATCCTGACGAGCCGGCCTGA
- a CDS encoding adenine phosphoribosyltransferase, protein MSIYGDYIKSVIRTVPDWPEQGVNFRDITPLLQNSSAFRKLIDSFVHRYQDMNLDAIASIDARGFIIGAPLAYELGCSFVPVRKKGKLPFKTISETYKLEYGHSEVELHSDAFHQDDRILLMDDLIATGGTMLAAANLIQRCGGHVVETATIIDLPELGGSQKIRDAGYSVFAVCSFTEDE, encoded by the coding sequence ATGAGTATCTACGGCGACTATATCAAGTCGGTGATTCGCACCGTGCCAGATTGGCCGGAGCAGGGCGTCAACTTTCGCGATATTACCCCGCTGCTGCAAAACAGCTCGGCGTTCCGCAAGCTGATCGACAGCTTTGTGCATCGCTATCAGGACATGAACCTGGATGCCATCGCGTCGATTGATGCCCGTGGCTTTATCATCGGCGCGCCGCTGGCTTACGAGCTTGGCTGCAGCTTTGTGCCGGTGCGCAAGAAAGGCAAGCTGCCGTTCAAGACCATCAGTGAGACCTATAAGCTGGAATACGGGCATTCCGAAGTCGAGCTGCATTCCGATGCCTTTCATCAGGATGATCGCATTCTGCTGATGGATGACCTGATTGCCACCGGCGGCACCATGCTGGCTGCGGCCAACCTGATACAACGCTGCGGCGGTCATGTGGTTGAGACCGCCACGATTATCGATTTGCCTGAACTGGGCGGGTCACAAAAAATTCGCGATGCCGGCTATAGCGTATTCGCGGTTTGTTCTTTCACCGAAGACGAGTAA
- a CDS encoding ribonuclease J, with translation MNLTLYGYADEWIAVDCGMMIRQDLPDTPLQVPNFETPRTLGITPRALFITHGHEDHIGAVAWLWPHWQCPIYATPLAAGLLRLKFAEHGLAPNAIRVIEPGEALSSGAFTLRYLPLPHSIPESCALMIAAGRQRVLHTGDWKLDPDPLVGPALDAEQFRALAPVDLVVGDSTNAPVPGHSASEGDVARALAETLAECRGRVVVSCFASNIARIVAVARAANQTGRRISLMGRSMERMVSVARGLGYLEELPPLVPIHDLGYLPPHEVVVIATGSQGEPRAALTRLAQGRHPHMELATGDSVIFSAKAIPGNERPIERLKTRLERLGVTLFDEFNRPALHATGHPAQEELKTLYSWIKPTHLLPVHGEARHQQVHRELAESLGINAPLSPLNGDMIRYDENGLHREARHPQPPCIVSQNAVVAHPGLDDASAHGRRGSLHLALPVTATDTGWARIGRLMLESTGASPLDEDSFSDWLDDQLDAIHADTLAELRQSLKPCLLGWLAEHMQHLPSIHLQIMAAEMPSFS, from the coding sequence ATGAATCTGACGCTTTACGGCTATGCCGATGAGTGGATTGCCGTGGACTGCGGCATGATGATCCGTCAGGACCTGCCCGACACACCCCTGCAAGTCCCCAATTTCGAGACGCCCCGGACGCTGGGCATTACGCCCCGCGCGCTGTTTATTACCCACGGTCATGAAGACCACATCGGTGCCGTGGCTTGGCTATGGCCACACTGGCAGTGTCCGATTTACGCCACCCCGCTTGCCGCCGGGTTGCTGCGCCTCAAATTTGCCGAACATGGCCTTGCGCCTAACGCCATTCGCGTTATAGAGCCGGGAGAAGCCTTAAGCTCGGGGGCTTTTACCCTGCGCTATCTGCCGCTGCCCCACTCTATTCCGGAAAGCTGCGCGCTGATGATCGCCGCCGGGCGCCAGCGCGTACTGCACACCGGCGACTGGAAGCTTGACCCCGACCCGCTCGTTGGCCCAGCGCTGGACGCCGAGCAGTTCCGCGCGCTCGCGCCTGTGGATCTTGTCGTCGGTGACTCCACCAACGCGCCGGTACCGGGGCATTCGGCCAGTGAGGGCGACGTCGCCCGGGCGCTGGCCGAGACGCTGGCCGAGTGCCGGGGCCGCGTGGTGGTTTCCTGCTTTGCCAGCAACATTGCCCGCATTGTGGCCGTGGCGCGTGCGGCCAACCAGACGGGACGGCGTATCAGCCTGATGGGGCGCTCAATGGAGCGCATGGTCAGCGTTGCCCGAGGGCTTGGCTATCTGGAAGAGTTGCCGCCGCTGGTGCCGATTCACGATCTGGGCTATTTGCCGCCCCATGAAGTGGTGGTTATCGCCACGGGTAGCCAGGGAGAGCCCCGCGCGGCGCTGACACGACTGGCGCAGGGGCGACACCCGCACATGGAGCTTGCCACCGGCGACAGCGTGATTTTTTCGGCCAAAGCCATTCCCGGCAACGAGCGCCCCATTGAGCGGCTTAAAACGCGGCTTGAGCGTCTCGGCGTCACGCTGTTTGATGAGTTCAATCGCCCCGCGCTTCACGCCACCGGCCACCCCGCACAGGAAGAGCTGAAAACGCTTTACAGCTGGATCAAACCCACGCATTTACTCCCCGTTCACGGCGAAGCGCGCCACCAGCAGGTTCATCGGGAGCTCGCGGAGTCGCTGGGCATCAATGCACCTCTGTCGCCGCTCAACGGCGACATGATCCGCTATGATGAAAACGGCCTGCATCGTGAAGCACGCCACCCGCAACCGCCGTGTATTGTCAGCCAGAACGCCGTGGTGGCCCACCCGGGGCTTGATGACGCCAGCGCACACGGGCGCCGGGGCAGCCTGCATCTGGCCCTGCCAGTCACCGCCACTGATACCGGCTGGGCGCGCATCGGCCGGCTGATGCTCGAAAGCACCGGCGCCAGCCCGCTGGATGAAGACAGCTTCAGCGACTGGCTGGACGATCAGCTAGACGCCATTCACGCCGACACCCTGGCTGAACTGCGCCAATCGCTGAAGCCGTGCCTGCTGGGCTGGCTGGCCGAGCATATGCAGCACCTGCCCAGCATCCACTTGCAGATCATGGCGGCAGAGATGCCGTCTTTTAGCTGA
- the moaC gene encoding cyclic pyranopterin monophosphate synthase MoaC, with amino-acid sequence MQLTHLNAHGEASMVDVGDKEETRREAIASGRIVMQPETLELLVDGALPKGDVIATARIAGIQAAKRTHELIPLCHSLALSKVALEFDIDVANSCVHVEAMCRLTGRTGVEMEALTAVSVACLTLYDMCKAVDKDMRIEAVQLEHKSGGRRGVYQRSSATLPIVTGDSATREVSLGERCYAPCVRVKFLAELRERVGESEAVVALDDLENCDVAGLKATLTARDSAFEALGERRILCAINQVMANDSARITDEDEVAFFPPVTGG; translated from the coding sequence ATGCAGTTGACGCATCTTAACGCGCACGGCGAAGCCAGCATGGTCGACGTGGGCGATAAAGAAGAAACCCGCCGCGAGGCCATCGCTTCGGGGCGCATCGTGATGCAGCCGGAAACCCTTGAGCTGCTGGTGGACGGTGCGCTACCCAAGGGCGACGTGATCGCCACGGCGCGTATCGCCGGTATCCAGGCGGCCAAACGTACCCACGAGCTGATTCCGCTGTGCCATTCGCTGGCGCTTTCCAAAGTGGCGCTGGAGTTTGATATAGACGTGGCGAACAGCTGTGTCCACGTTGAGGCGATGTGTCGCCTGACCGGCCGCACCGGGGTGGAAATGGAAGCGCTGACCGCCGTGTCGGTGGCGTGCCTGACGCTTTATGACATGTGCAAGGCGGTGGACAAGGACATGCGCATTGAGGCGGTGCAGCTGGAGCACAAAAGCGGCGGCCGGCGAGGCGTTTATCAGCGCAGCAGCGCTACACTGCCCATCGTGACGGGCGATAGCGCTACGCGTGAGGTGTCGCTGGGCGAGCGCTGTTATGCCCCCTGCGTGCGCGTCAAGTTTCTGGCTGAACTGCGCGAGCGGGTGGGTGAAAGTGAAGCGGTAGTGGCGCTGGATGACTTGGAAAACTGCGACGTGGCGGGCCTGAAGGCCACGCTGACGGCGCGCGACTCAGCGTTTGAGGCGCTGGGCGAACGGCGTATTCTGTGTGCCATTAATCAGGTCATGGCCAACGACAGCGCACGTATTACCGACGAAGACGAGGTGGCGTTTTTTCCACCCGTCACCGGGGGCTAG
- a CDS encoding NCS2 family permease has product MKFLDSYFKLTEHNTNIKTEIIAGITTFLTMAYIIFVNPSILSEAGMDYGAVFVATCLAGAIGCLIMGILANYPIAQAPGMGLNAFFTYTVVLGMGYSWESALGAVFFSGLCFFVLGILRVREWIINSIPLSLRLGIAAGIGLFLAMIALKNAGIVVANPATFVALGDLSQPSAIYALAGFFVITALAYLRVTGAVLIGILGVTLVATLLGHNEYGGLMSMPPSIAPTFMQMDLVGALDVAMLSVIFSFLFVDLFDTSGTLVGVAQRGKLLDEDGNFPRLGRAMVSDSTATMAGAMLGTSTTTSYIESTAGIASGGRTGLTAVVVAVMFLISLFFAPLAGSIPVYATAGALLYVAVLMAGSLSHADWEDPTEAAPVLLAAIGMPLTYSVAEGIALGFISYVAIKLLSGRFRELNPAVIILALLFVGKFVYL; this is encoded by the coding sequence ATGAAATTTCTCGATAGCTATTTCAAGCTCACCGAGCACAATACCAATATAAAAACCGAGATCATTGCGGGGATCACCACCTTCCTCACCATGGCCTACATCATCTTTGTGAACCCGAGCATTTTGTCGGAAGCAGGGATGGATTACGGCGCGGTCTTTGTCGCCACTTGCCTGGCGGGCGCTATCGGCTGTCTGATCATGGGTATTTTGGCCAACTATCCGATTGCCCAGGCACCGGGCATGGGGCTTAACGCCTTTTTCACCTACACCGTCGTGCTGGGGATGGGCTATTCATGGGAGTCCGCGCTGGGGGCGGTATTCTTCTCGGGGCTGTGCTTTTTCGTACTGGGTATCCTGCGCGTGCGTGAATGGATCATCAATTCCATCCCGCTGTCGTTGCGGCTGGGGATTGCCGCCGGTATCGGGCTGTTTCTGGCGATGATCGCACTGAAAAATGCCGGGATCGTGGTGGCCAATCCGGCGACGTTTGTTGCACTCGGGGATCTGAGTCAGCCATCTGCCATCTATGCGCTGGCCGGTTTTTTCGTGATTACCGCGCTGGCTTACCTGCGCGTGACCGGTGCCGTACTGATCGGGATTCTGGGCGTGACCCTCGTGGCGACGCTGCTGGGCCATAATGAATACGGCGGACTGATGTCCATGCCGCCCTCGATTGCGCCGACCTTCATGCAGATGGACCTTGTCGGCGCGCTTGATGTAGCCATGCTCAGCGTCATTTTCTCCTTCCTGTTTGTCGATCTGTTTGACACCTCGGGTACGCTGGTCGGCGTTGCCCAGCGCGGAAAACTGCTGGATGAAGACGGCAATTTCCCGCGCCTGGGGCGCGCCATGGTGTCTGACAGTACGGCCACCATGGCCGGCGCTATGCTGGGTACGTCGACCACCACCAGTTACATCGAGTCCACCGCGGGTATCGCGTCGGGCGGGCGTACCGGCCTGACCGCCGTAGTAGTTGCCGTGATGTTCTTGATCAGCCTGTTCTTTGCGCCACTGGCCGGCTCGATTCCAGTGTATGCCACGGCCGGCGCGCTACTCTACGTCGCCGTATTGATGGCAGGCAGTTTGTCCCACGCCGACTGGGAAGACCCCACCGAGGCGGCGCCGGTACTGCTGGCGGCTATCGGCATGCCGCTGACCTACTCGGTGGCGGAAGGTATTGCACTGGGCTTTATCAGCTACGTGGCGATCAAGCTGCTGTCCGGCCGCTTTCGCGAACTTAACCCGGCCGTTATCATTCTGGCACTGCTTTTTGTGGGCAAGTTCGTCTACTTGTAG
- the moaE gene encoding molybdopterin synthase catalytic subunit MoaE, giving the protein MDVHKDIRVSVQREPFSGVDDSRELGHGRTDIGAVVCFTGLVRDFNETPDVTGLTLEHYPGMTERTLEEIGEQAWKRWPLKGVRIVHRVGYMAPGDGIVRVSAASAHRRDAFEACDFIMDFLKTRAPFWKKEHARSGDYWVKERATDYADADRWES; this is encoded by the coding sequence ATGGACGTTCACAAAGACATTCGCGTCAGCGTTCAGCGCGAACCGTTTAGCGGCGTCGATGACAGCCGCGAGCTTGGCCACGGGCGTACCGATATCGGGGCAGTGGTGTGTTTCACCGGTCTGGTGCGCGATTTCAACGAAACGCCCGATGTCACCGGGCTGACCCTGGAACACTACCCCGGTATGACCGAGCGCACGCTTGAAGAGATCGGCGAGCAAGCGTGGAAGCGCTGGCCGCTGAAGGGCGTGCGCATCGTTCACCGCGTGGGCTACATGGCGCCGGGCGACGGCATTGTGCGCGTTAGTGCAGCAAGCGCCCACCGGCGCGATGCCTTTGAGGCCTGCGATTTCATCATGGATTTTCTCAAAACCCGGGCGCCGTTCTGGAAAAAAGAACACGCCAGAAGCGGGGATTACTGGGTGAAGGAGCGCGCCACCGACTACGCTGATGCCGACCGCTGGGAGTCTTGA
- the mobB gene encoding molybdopterin-guanine dinucleotide biosynthesis protein B gives MSATDLDVPFPVLAVAAWSGTGKTTLLEQLLPLLRDRGLNVGVIKHAHHAFDVDKPGKDSYRLRSAGAAPMLVASRERFALMQETPGQAEPDLAHLLQMMALHAPDLVIVEGFKAWPLPKLVLYRDGVGDPAIFKDPWVRAVALKMADEHVLDQHHATSGISRLDLDDTCAIAGWIARFAAQWRGADVGQPLNA, from the coding sequence ATGTCAGCAACTGACCTTGACGTGCCGTTTCCGGTGCTTGCCGTGGCGGCATGGAGCGGGACGGGAAAGACAACGCTACTTGAGCAGCTGCTGCCGCTACTGCGCGACCGGGGGCTGAACGTCGGCGTGATCAAGCATGCCCACCATGCGTTTGACGTGGACAAGCCCGGCAAGGATAGCTACCGGCTGCGTAGCGCCGGCGCCGCGCCCATGCTGGTGGCTTCCCGCGAGCGCTTCGCGCTGATGCAGGAAACCCCCGGTCAGGCCGAGCCGGATTTGGCCCATTTACTTCAGATGATGGCGCTGCACGCGCCGGATCTGGTGATTGTAGAAGGCTTCAAGGCCTGGCCGCTGCCCAAGCTGGTGCTGTATCGCGACGGCGTGGGGGATCCGGCTATTTTCAAAGACCCTTGGGTACGCGCAGTGGCCCTCAAGATGGCAGACGAACACGTGCTTGACCAACATCATGCGACGTCCGGCATCAGCCGGCTTGATCTCGACGATACCTGCGCCATTGCGGGCTGGATAGCCCGCTTTGCAGCACAGTGGCGCGGCGCTGATGTTGGCCAGCCCCTCAACGCATAA
- the gpt gene encoding xanthine phosphoribosyltransferase — MSSERYHQHFTVSWDQLHRDVRQLSHQLIERDFKGIIAIARGGLIPAALIARELNVRLIDTVCIKSYDYKDQGGLEVLKGMDHDGEGWLLVDDLVDTGKTARAVREMLPKAHFVTIYAKPEGRPLVDQYLTEVGQNCWIQFPWDMGVAYVEPLVDQVKK, encoded by the coding sequence ATGAGCAGCGAACGCTACCATCAGCATTTCACCGTATCCTGGGACCAGCTGCACCGCGATGTGCGCCAGCTGAGTCACCAGCTGATCGAGCGCGACTTCAAGGGCATCATCGCGATTGCCCGGGGCGGTTTGATTCCGGCGGCGCTGATTGCCCGCGAGCTCAACGTGCGCCTGATTGATACCGTGTGCATCAAAAGCTACGACTACAAGGATCAGGGCGGCCTTGAAGTGCTCAAGGGCATGGATCACGACGGCGAAGGCTGGCTGCTGGTAGACGACTTGGTTGACACCGGAAAAACCGCACGCGCCGTGCGCGAAATGCTGCCCAAGGCGCATTTCGTCACCATTTATGCTAAGCCCGAAGGGCGCCCGCTGGTGGATCAGTACCTGACCGAAGTCGGCCAGAACTGCTGGATCCAGTTCCCCTGGGACATGGGTGTGGCGTACGTCGAGCCGCTGGTCGATCAGGTCAAAAAGTAA
- the upp gene encoding uracil phosphoribosyltransferase — MSVHAINHPLVQHKLGLLREADLSTKSFRELAGEVAKLLTYEATQGLSLEDHEIQGWNGEPIATRRLKGKKVTVVPILRAGLGMLEGVTDLLPSARISVVGLYRDEETLQPVPYFDKFTNDIEERLAIVIDPMLATGGSMLATLDMLRQRGCKEMKVIVLVAAPEGIERVQKAYPDIEIYTASVDERLDENGYIVPGLGDAGDKIFGTR; from the coding sequence ATGAGCGTTCACGCCATTAACCATCCGCTGGTGCAACACAAGCTGGGGCTGTTGCGCGAAGCTGACCTTAGTACCAAAAGCTTTCGCGAACTGGCCGGTGAGGTGGCCAAGCTGCTCACTTATGAAGCCACCCAGGGGCTGTCGCTGGAAGATCACGAGATTCAGGGCTGGAACGGCGAGCCGATCGCGACGCGGCGGCTAAAGGGCAAGAAGGTAACGGTAGTGCCGATTCTGCGCGCGGGGCTTGGCATGTTGGAAGGCGTGACCGATTTACTCCCCAGCGCACGGATTAGCGTTGTCGGCCTGTATCGCGATGAGGAAACCCTGCAGCCGGTGCCTTACTTCGACAAGTTCACCAACGATATCGAAGAGCGGCTGGCGATTGTCATTGATCCCATGCTGGCTACCGGCGGCTCAATGCTTGCCACCCTGGATATGCTGCGTCAGCGCGGCTGCAAGGAAATGAAAGTGATCGTGCTGGTCGCCGCTCCCGAAGGGATCGAGCGCGTACAGAAAGCCTATCCCGATATTGAAATTTACACCGCCTCGGTGGATGAGCGCCTCGATGAAAACGGCTATATCGTGCCCGGCCTTGGCGACGCCGGCGACAAGATTTTCGGTACCCGATAA
- a CDS encoding riboflavin synthase subunit alpha, whose amino-acid sequence MFTGIVQGTAKVVEVREREAFRTHVVAMPEVLREGLEIGASVAHNGVCLTVTAVDGDNVHFDLMRETLRVTNLGKIAVGDRVNLERAARFGDEIGGHAMSGHVMNVAEVLSIEEAPNNRRLWFALPDECARFVFDKGYVGVDGISLTVGEVRRPDDAPASFCVNLIPETLTRTTLGERVPGDVINIEIDPQTQAIVETAERFLQSHRAGV is encoded by the coding sequence ATGTTTACCGGTATCGTGCAGGGGACGGCAAAAGTGGTGGAAGTACGCGAGCGTGAGGCGTTTCGCACTCACGTGGTGGCCATGCCCGAGGTGTTACGCGAGGGGCTTGAGATCGGTGCGTCGGTGGCGCACAACGGCGTTTGCCTGACGGTGACGGCGGTTGACGGCGACAACGTGCATTTTGACTTGATGCGCGAAACGTTGCGGGTGACCAACTTGGGGAAAATCGCCGTTGGCGACCGCGTCAATCTTGAGCGGGCGGCGCGCTTCGGGGATGAAATTGGCGGGCACGCGATGTCCGGCCATGTGATGAACGTGGCCGAGGTGCTGTCCATTGAAGAGGCGCCCAACAATCGCCGGCTGTGGTTTGCCTTACCCGACGAGTGCGCGCGGTTTGTGTTTGATAAAGGCTACGTGGGCGTGGACGGCATCAGCCTGACCGTTGGCGAAGTGCGCCGCCCCGATGATGCGCCGGCGTCGTTTTGCGTTAACCTGATTCCTGAAACCCTGACCCGCACCACGCTTGGCGAACGCGTGCCGGGAGACGTGATAAACATTGAAATAGACCCGCAGACCCAGGCGATTGTAGAAACGGCAGAGCGCTTTCTGCAAAGCCACCGGGCAGGCGTTTAA
- a CDS encoding SDR family oxidoreductase, with protein sequence MTHAAISLAGKRVVVIGGTSGIGFAVAKLAQELGAAVVIASRNSARIDAAVERLPGAAGDSVDLRDEASIANFFENLGEFDHLAVTANDWGSAGSGTTSDIDLAAARDSFEVRFWGALAAVKHASRNIASNGSITLTSGMLAHRPKKGALLTSTVIGAVEHMARGLAVDLAPVRVNTVCPGLTLTEHSKQMPDEVLHAAVAELPLQRSASPEEAAAAYVYSMLNAYVTGQTMPVDGGGALV encoded by the coding sequence ATGACCCATGCAGCTATATCTCTCGCGGGGAAGCGGGTCGTGGTTATCGGTGGAACCTCTGGCATCGGCTTTGCGGTTGCCAAGCTCGCACAAGAATTAGGTGCGGCGGTCGTGATTGCCTCACGTAACTCTGCCCGTATCGATGCTGCTGTCGAGCGCCTGCCGGGTGCGGCGGGTGATAGCGTCGATCTGCGTGACGAAGCCAGCATAGCGAATTTTTTTGAAAATCTCGGCGAGTTCGATCACCTCGCGGTTACCGCCAATGATTGGGGTAGTGCTGGCTCGGGCACCACGTCGGATATTGATCTCGCGGCAGCGCGCGATAGCTTTGAAGTCCGTTTCTGGGGAGCCCTCGCTGCCGTCAAGCACGCCAGCCGTAACATCGCTTCGAATGGCTCGATCACACTGACCAGCGGCATGCTTGCGCATCGCCCGAAGAAAGGCGCTCTGTTGACGAGCACCGTCATCGGGGCGGTAGAGCACATGGCACGTGGTCTCGCCGTTGATCTCGCGCCGGTGCGGGTTAATACGGTATGCCCGGGGCTTACCTTGACCGAGCACAGTAAGCAAATGCCCGATGAAGTATTGCACGCGGCTGTTGCAGAGCTGCCTTTGCAAAGGAGTGCCTCTCCGGAAGAGGCCGCCGCCGCTTATGTTTATTCGATGCTCAACGCTTATGTGACGGGGCAGACCATGCCCGTGGATGGGGGTGGCGCATTGGTATGA